A genomic window from Cytobacillus suaedae includes:
- a CDS encoding DUF421 domain-containing protein, whose translation MELTELFLRIAIGFLTLLVLARIMGRKEIAQMTFFNFVSAIAIGSITGALVTNSNFSIRNGILALVGWAIFTVAMGFIDIKSKKARVLIEGQPLIVVKDGQIMEDTLRKVRLDVDALNAMLRQQNVYTLADVEYAIFETNGKLSVLKKESKKSLTKGDMAVQPTPQMYTMPTEVITDGTVITRNLKSLNLDQAWLEQQLKNSGVNSISEVFFAQVQTDGSLYIDVKQDQIH comes from the coding sequence ATGGAATTAACCGAGTTATTCCTTAGAATTGCCATTGGCTTTTTAACTTTGTTAGTGTTAGCAAGAATAATGGGCAGAAAAGAAATTGCTCAAATGACGTTTTTTAATTTTGTTTCAGCTATTGCGATTGGAAGTATTACTGGGGCACTTGTGACGAATTCGAACTTTAGCATTCGTAACGGAATCCTAGCTCTTGTAGGATGGGCCATTTTTACCGTTGCAATGGGATTTATTGATATTAAATCAAAAAAGGCAAGAGTTCTTATTGAAGGTCAACCTCTTATTGTTGTGAAAGATGGACAAATTATGGAAGATACACTTCGAAAGGTTCGATTAGATGTCGATGCTCTTAATGCCATGCTTCGTCAACAGAATGTGTATACACTTGCTGATGTAGAATATGCCATTTTTGAAACCAATGGTAAACTATCTGTTTTGAAGAAAGAATCAAAAAAATCTTTAACCAAGGGTGATATGGCTGTTCAACCTACTCCTCAAATGTATACGATGCCTACTGAAGTCATCACAGATGGAACAGTGATTACCAGGAATCTTAAATCGCTTAACTTGGATCAGGCTTGGTTAGAGCAACAGTTAAAAAATTCTGGAGTAAATTCCATTTCAGAAGTCTTTTTCGCACAAGTCCAAACAGACGGTTCACTTTATATCGACGTTAAACAAGATCAAATCCATTAA
- a CDS encoding spore germination protein, whose amino-acid sequence MPSIVVGPIVFNTNEGQVVTGDAFYISPKSTSKVVAGSGGFNTGQWIVTNNGVSTSSGIDPDAVDSNVSGA is encoded by the coding sequence GTGCCTTCTATAGTGGTCGGTCCAATTGTTTTTAATACCAACGAAGGTCAAGTTGTAACGGGAGATGCGTTTTATATTTCCCCAAAATCAACGAGTAAAGTAGTCGCTGGATCAGGCGGATTTAATACTGGCCAATGGATTGTAACAAATAATGGAGTGAGTACGTCTTCAGGTATAGATCCAGATGCGGTCGATTCGAATGTTTCAGGAGCTTAA
- a CDS encoding DUF421 domain-containing protein yields MNQYLETATELAIGLVLLYILTKLLGKTQFSQLTPFDFISALILGELVGNAVYDHETKYYEIIFATLVWGLLIYGIEMATQKFKRTRKFLEGEPNIVVQKGKIKYEALKKAKLDLNQMLSLIRQQGYFSIQEVEYAILESNGNMSVMAKPEYDKPTNSDLNLPIKPSYLPYTFILDGEVVYSNLKEAGKDEHWLKSQLAQQQVRDYKEILYAEWKENQPIYMLKYEKKSS; encoded by the coding sequence ATGAATCAGTACTTGGAAACAGCAACTGAATTGGCAATTGGCCTCGTACTTTTGTACATCCTAACAAAGCTTTTAGGAAAAACACAGTTTTCTCAGCTAACTCCCTTTGATTTTATTTCCGCCTTAATTTTGGGCGAATTAGTTGGAAATGCAGTATATGACCATGAAACAAAATACTATGAGATTATCTTTGCGACGCTCGTTTGGGGGTTGTTGATTTATGGGATTGAAATGGCTACACAAAAGTTTAAACGAACAAGAAAGTTTTTAGAGGGTGAACCAAATATCGTTGTTCAAAAGGGCAAAATTAAGTATGAGGCATTAAAGAAGGCAAAGTTGGATTTAAATCAGATGTTAAGTTTAATCCGACAACAAGGGTATTTCTCCATTCAAGAAGTAGAGTACGCCATTTTAGAATCCAATGGGAATATGAGTGTAATGGCAAAACCGGAGTATGATAAGCCGACTAACAGTGATTTGAATCTGCCGATTAAGCCGTCATATTTACCATATACCTTTATTCTTGATGGAGAAGTTGTTTATAGTAACTTAAAGGAAGCTGGAAAAGACGAACATTGGCTAAAAAGTCAATTAGCACAGCAGCAAGTAAGGGATTATAAAGAAATTCTCTATGCAGAATGGAAAGAAAATCAGCCAATTTATATGTTGAAGTATGAAAAGAAGTCGAGTTAA
- a CDS encoding rhodanese-like domain-containing protein has product MSLHKITPEKLYERLQNNEKLMVLDVRAEEKYKIEHIEHENIDSRNIPKTVIFELENGQTLAELPQGEEIIVTCTTGNSASKCANLLMDRDYNVVTLEGGLTAWKEFLNTQKKTY; this is encoded by the coding sequence ATGTCGTTACATAAGATTACGCCAGAGAAATTATACGAAAGACTACAAAACAATGAAAAACTTATGGTCCTAGATGTGAGGGCTGAGGAAAAATATAAGATAGAGCACATTGAGCATGAAAATATTGATAGCCGTAACATACCTAAGACTGTTATTTTTGAGCTGGAAAATGGACAAACATTAGCTGAATTACCACAGGGTGAAGAAATCATTGTTACCTGCACAACAGGTAATTCGGCGAGTAAATGTGCGAATTTGTTAATGGACAGAGATTACAATGTAGTTACGCTTGAAGGTGGGCTGACTGCTTGGAAAGAATTTTTAAATACCCAAAAGAAGACCTACTGA
- a CDS encoding carboxypeptidase M32, whose protein sequence is MSNTVETQSVEMLVKQFRELDQKISHIDSILGLLSWDKDVMAPKKGRSIFANAIGTLSTENFKLSVSEDMGNFLAELSKPEVYETLDEVTKAIVRERKRDYDKSKSIPAELYNEFVVLTNNAGVAWAEAREKNDFSIYQPFLEKIVAMKKQFVEIVGYEGHPYNALLDDFEPGLTVDTLTPLFAQLREKSIELLNRIQASPNQPRKDIFSREFDVEKQKAFNRFLLPKLGFDMNGGRLDETVHPFAQNVNTGDVRITTRYLKDNVRSAIFGTIHEAGHGMYEQNINPDYNGTGIVGGVSFGIHESQSRFFENTVGRSREFWNHFYGDLKEHFPAELADVELDEFYRAINAVEPSFIRVEADELTYNLHIMLRFEIEKALMAGEIEVKDLPKVWNEKMEEYLGITPPTDTLGVLQDVHWSFGGLGYFPSYSLGNLYAAQLFYKIKEEMPDFDSVIENGDIPKIKDWMKEKIHQYGKFYTPNELIVRVTGEELNADYLVKYLEEKYSEVYKLN, encoded by the coding sequence ATGTCAAATACAGTAGAAACACAAAGCGTAGAGATGTTAGTAAAACAATTTAGAGAACTAGATCAAAAGATTTCTCACATTGACAGCATTCTTGGCTTACTTAGCTGGGATAAAGATGTAATGGCACCAAAAAAGGGTCGTTCCATTTTTGCCAATGCAATTGGTACTCTATCTACTGAAAACTTCAAATTATCGGTTTCAGAAGATATGGGGAATTTTTTAGCAGAACTTTCAAAGCCAGAAGTTTATGAAACACTTGATGAAGTTACAAAAGCAATCGTTCGTGAACGCAAACGTGATTATGATAAATCAAAGAGTATTCCTGCTGAACTTTACAATGAGTTCGTAGTCTTAACAAACAATGCAGGTGTAGCTTGGGCCGAGGCTCGCGAAAAGAATGACTTTTCTATCTACCAACCATTCTTAGAGAAAATTGTGGCTATGAAAAAACAATTTGTTGAGATTGTTGGCTATGAGGGTCATCCTTATAATGCTTTACTAGATGATTTTGAGCCAGGATTAACAGTGGATACCCTTACACCTTTATTCGCTCAACTTCGTGAAAAAAGCATTGAATTATTGAATCGTATTCAGGCTTCACCAAACCAACCAAGAAAAGATATTTTCTCAAGAGAGTTTGATGTTGAAAAACAAAAAGCATTCAACCGTTTCCTATTACCTAAACTTGGGTTTGACATGAACGGTGGTCGTCTTGATGAAACAGTTCACCCATTTGCTCAAAATGTAAATACAGGTGATGTTCGTATCACAACGAGATATCTTAAAGACAACGTTCGTTCTGCTATCTTTGGTACAATCCACGAGGCTGGCCATGGTATGTATGAGCAAAACATAAATCCTGATTATAATGGAACTGGAATTGTTGGCGGAGTGTCATTTGGCATTCATGAATCACAATCTCGTTTCTTCGAAAATACAGTTGGACGTAGCAGAGAATTTTGGAATCACTTCTATGGTGATTTAAAAGAACATTTCCCTGCTGAATTAGCTGATGTGGAATTAGATGAGTTTTACCGTGCAATTAATGCGGTTGAGCCATCATTCATCCGTGTTGAAGCAGATGAACTTACATATAACTTACACATTATGCTTCGCTTTGAAATTGAAAAAGCATTGATGGCTGGCGAAATTGAAGTTAAAGATCTTCCTAAAGTTTGGAATGAAAAAATGGAAGAGTATCTAGGCATTACTCCTCCAACAGATACACTTGGTGTATTACAAGATGTACACTGGTCATTTGGTGGCCTAGGATACTTCCCTTCTTACTCGCTAGGTAATCTATATGCAGCTCAATTGTTCTACAAAATTAAGGAAGAAATGCCTGATTTCGATAGTGTAATTGAAAATGGCGATATTCCTAAAATTAAGGACTGGATGAAAGAAAAAATCCACCAATACGGCAAGTTTTACACTCCAAATGAGTTAATTGTAAGAGTTACTGGAGAAGAACTTAATGCTGATTATTTAGTTAAATATTTAGAAGAGAAATATAGTGAAGTTTATAAATTAAACTAG
- a CDS encoding VOC family protein, giving the protein MNIIFDHIVHLTQNPDQAMEAFKKIGFQAFTGGNHPNWGTNNCLCYFQDLQYIEWIGIKDIGVAKNSDNLLIQQIFSDSTSSGEGFSQLAFRTDNMDELAKKLTSKQLKVIGPIPGSRKRSDGTTLNWSMLFIKDDECRYPFFIQWGEFNEVRQKNMAELMEHRAGKTAISTIHIQSPDSGVTLKKFAHLFDEAQANSQNQSLQIGDVLLKFHLKDGPVKPFQCDLTTSSLTTVIEVCSGRYTLSKTV; this is encoded by the coding sequence TTGAATATCATTTTTGATCATATTGTTCATCTCACCCAAAATCCTGACCAGGCAATGGAAGCTTTTAAAAAAATAGGTTTTCAAGCTTTTACAGGAGGCAATCACCCTAACTGGGGCACTAACAATTGTTTATGCTACTTTCAAGACTTACAATACATTGAATGGATAGGAATCAAAGACATTGGAGTAGCTAAAAATTCCGACAACCTATTAATTCAACAAATCTTTTCAGACTCCACAAGTAGTGGAGAAGGATTTTCTCAACTGGCCTTTCGTACGGATAACATGGATGAGCTTGCTAAAAAACTAACAAGCAAACAACTCAAAGTCATTGGCCCTATCCCAGGAAGCAGAAAACGAAGTGACGGCACGACCCTAAATTGGTCGATGCTTTTTATTAAAGATGATGAATGTAGGTATCCCTTTTTCATACAGTGGGGGGAATTCAATGAAGTGCGTCAAAAAAACATGGCGGAATTGATGGAGCATCGTGCTGGAAAAACTGCGATCTCAACAATCCATATACAATCACCTGATTCAGGGGTTACATTAAAAAAATTCGCTCACCTATTTGACGAAGCCCAAGCTAACTCTCAAAATCAATCACTCCAAATCGGTGATGTATTATTAAAATTCCACCTAAAAGATGGGCCAGTCAAACCATTTCAATGCGACCTTACAACATCTTCACTTACTACCGTAATCGAGGTTTGTTCAGGAAGGTATACTTTGTCAAAAACTGTATGA
- a CDS encoding YobA family protein, with protein sequence MRKFLFYLWIVLLGVFLVGCGSSVGSSGGDGDSKIDHDPPGMEGYVISVKGDRILVVEAKSQDFSSTGGEEEFYSAIWFSKAPDNMKVGQKVQVWFDIVAESYPGQSEAKKVVVLPSERPEGADLNEAEAIRKAFEAHASDFMGVTVIKKVTYQADTDIWEVVLKQEAEEFKFDVKDE encoded by the coding sequence ATGAGGAAGTTTCTTTTCTATCTATGGATTGTTTTACTTGGTGTTTTCCTAGTAGGCTGTGGTTCAAGTGTTGGTTCAAGCGGTGGGGATGGGGATTCAAAAATAGATCATGATCCGCCAGGTATGGAAGGTTATGTTATAAGTGTAAAAGGTGATAGAATTCTTGTGGTTGAGGCTAAATCTCAAGACTTTAGTTCAACCGGAGGAGAAGAGGAGTTTTATAGTGCTATATGGTTTTCGAAAGCTCCTGATAATATGAAAGTTGGTCAAAAGGTACAGGTGTGGTTTGACATTGTCGCTGAGTCTTATCCAGGTCAATCTGAGGCCAAAAAGGTGGTTGTATTACCAAGTGAACGCCCTGAAGGTGCAGACTTAAATGAAGCAGAAGCAATTCGAAAAGCGTTTGAAGCACATGCTTCAGATTTTATGGGTGTAACTGTGATTAAGAAAGTAACTTACCAGGCTGATACAGATATATGGGAAGTAGTGCTAAAGCAAGAAGCTGAAGAGTTTAAGTTTGATGTGAAGGATGAATAG
- a CDS encoding ribonucleoside-diphosphate reductase subunit alpha encodes MTTTVESELQIILDAVDYAAKNYQLDVTDLKNRIIENKSTVEEAAQTALFYALNNIKMDEPNWTYLAANLYLRDLYKKAASNRGYCDTDKYGSFYHLIKYLTDKGIYSSTLLNAYTKEEIEVLEQEINPDHDSLLNYIGLFLVADRYLAKDHDQNVYELPQERFMIIAMTIMSLEKSEHRLELVKEAYWALSNLYMTVATPTLSNAGKSFGQLSSCFIDTVDDSLDGIYLNNWDIARLSKDGGGIGIYYGKVRALGSDIKKFKGNSSGVVPWIRLLNDTAVSVDQLGQRQGAIAIYLDVFHKDIMNGFLDLKTNNGDERRKAHDIFTGVSIPDLFMKKLGEVDETGRSIGEWHVFCPHQVKQNMGWKDEFGNPLGLEDFYDEKDRTFFTEKYEEAVNHPMLPRKTYRAMEIMARIMVSQLETGTPYMFYRDEVNRQNPNKHLSGIGRTSIFCSNLCTEIAQNMSATKIVNEYEDEEGNIVIVRKPGDFVVCNLSSINLAKAVRANVLDRLIRIQVRMLDNVIDLNTISVGQAQKTNKKFRAVGLGTFGWHHLLALEGIHWESDKAVKFADELYEEIAYNTILSSMELAKEKGAYSEFQGSEWQTGRYFSRRGYTSEKWQQLQVDVSENGIRNGWLMAVAPNSSTAKIGGSTDGIDPLYAVEYAEEKKNFKFKVTAPDLDHNTYNYYRRARHELDQLWSIRQNAARQRHVDQGISFNLYVRHDIKAKELLTLHLEAWMQGLKTTYYVRSTSQSEIEECEACHS; translated from the coding sequence ATGACAACTACTGTGGAATCAGAATTACAAATTATTTTGGATGCAGTCGATTATGCAGCTAAAAACTATCAACTCGATGTAACCGATTTAAAAAATAGAATCATAGAAAACAAATCAACAGTAGAAGAAGCAGCACAAACTGCGTTATTTTATGCGCTAAACAATATTAAAATGGACGAGCCCAATTGGACGTACTTGGCGGCCAATTTATACTTAAGGGATTTATATAAAAAAGCTGCAAGCAATAGAGGTTATTGTGATACAGATAAGTATGGCAGCTTCTATCACTTAATAAAATATTTAACAGATAAGGGAATATACTCTTCTACTCTATTAAATGCTTATACAAAAGAGGAAATAGAGGTATTAGAACAAGAAATAAATCCTGATCATGATTCTTTATTAAACTACATAGGTTTGTTTTTAGTTGCTGATCGATACTTGGCAAAGGATCATGATCAAAACGTTTATGAGCTTCCACAAGAAAGGTTCATGATTATTGCAATGACCATTATGAGTTTGGAAAAAAGTGAACACCGCTTAGAACTTGTAAAAGAGGCATATTGGGCATTAAGTAATTTATATATGACCGTTGCAACACCAACTCTATCAAATGCTGGGAAAAGCTTTGGTCAATTATCGTCTTGTTTTATTGATACGGTTGATGATTCACTAGACGGAATATATCTAAACAACTGGGACATTGCACGTTTAAGTAAAGACGGTGGTGGAATCGGAATCTATTACGGCAAAGTTCGGGCACTAGGTTCTGATATTAAAAAATTCAAAGGAAATTCATCGGGAGTTGTACCTTGGATTCGCTTATTGAATGATACGGCCGTTAGTGTAGACCAACTAGGACAACGTCAGGGAGCAATTGCGATTTACCTTGATGTGTTTCACAAAGACATTATGAATGGATTCCTAGATTTAAAGACCAATAATGGTGATGAAAGAAGAAAAGCCCATGATATTTTTACGGGTGTTTCAATTCCAGATCTATTTATGAAAAAGCTAGGTGAAGTTGATGAAACGGGAAGAAGTATTGGAGAGTGGCATGTTTTTTGTCCACATCAGGTGAAACAAAACATGGGATGGAAGGATGAGTTTGGCAATCCATTAGGTTTAGAAGACTTTTATGATGAGAAAGACCGCACCTTTTTTACAGAAAAGTACGAGGAAGCTGTAAATCACCCAATGCTGCCAAGAAAAACATATCGTGCAATGGAAATTATGGCAAGAATCATGGTGTCTCAATTAGAAACAGGTACACCTTACATGTTCTATCGAGATGAAGTAAACCGTCAAAACCCAAATAAGCACCTATCCGGAATAGGTCGCACGTCCATCTTTTGCAGCAATTTATGTACTGAAATTGCCCAAAACATGTCAGCAACAAAGATCGTCAATGAATATGAAGACGAGGAAGGCAATATTGTTATCGTTCGAAAACCTGGGGACTTTGTCGTTTGTAATCTTTCATCTATTAATCTTGCGAAGGCAGTCAGAGCAAATGTATTAGATAGATTAATTAGAATACAAGTAAGAATGTTAGATAATGTGATTGATCTTAATACCATCTCAGTTGGACAAGCTCAAAAAACAAATAAGAAATTCCGTGCAGTCGGGTTAGGGACATTTGGTTGGCACCATCTCCTTGCATTAGAAGGAATTCATTGGGAGTCTGATAAGGCTGTTAAATTTGCGGATGAACTTTATGAAGAAATAGCGTATAACACGATTCTATCTTCAATGGAATTGGCAAAAGAAAAAGGTGCATACAGTGAGTTTCAAGGTTCAGAATGGCAAACAGGTCGTTACTTTTCCAGAAGAGGTTATACGTCAGAAAAGTGGCAGCAGTTACAAGTAGATGTTTCGGAGAATGGAATTCGAAATGGTTGGTTAATGGCTGTTGCTCCAAACTCCTCTACTGCTAAAATTGGAGGCTCAACGGATGGAATTGACCCATTATACGCAGTGGAGTATGCAGAAGAAAAGAAAAACTTTAAATTTAAAGTGACTGCACCAGACTTAGACCATAACACCTATAACTATTATCGTCGAGCAAGGCATGAACTCGATCAGTTATGGAGTATTCGCCAAAATGCAGCGAGACAGCGTCATGTGGATCAAGGGATTAGTTTTAACCTGTATGTTCGACATGACATTAAAGCAAAGGAACTTTTAACCCTACATTTAGAAGCTTGGATGCAAGGATTAAAGACAACTTACTATGTACGAAGTACCTCACAGTCAGAAATTGAAGAATGTGAAGCATGCCATAGTTAG
- a CDS encoding ribonucleotide-diphosphate reductase subunit beta, whose product MTVSTPLTKIKLMNPEFPNKSTRLINGESSGLLNWNDIAYPQMYSIYQTLLSNFWKAQEINMQDDIKQWDMLTPVEKDVFLRINTQLASLDSLQTPTMSQVMDYVTDPSCKAIFAVISQQEAVHNESYSYILSSLVPLHEQNERFNQAKADPMVMKRNNIILTSYEKFRKESNVQNLFELCVNSINLEGIYFYAGFAFFYHLARQQKMLKTSTMISYIQRDELQHAYFTSMFLRILLTENQELNFSENIDYIYQTIDQAVQLEKEWAHYILKDIKGIDLKEFEGYLEYLANKRLRQLGLSNLYEERENPMPWIHVFSDEMINDTKSDFFEQKSRTYTKVTQSNGFDEL is encoded by the coding sequence ATGACAGTAAGTACACCATTAACGAAGATTAAATTAATGAACCCTGAATTTCCTAATAAATCAACAAGGTTAATCAATGGTGAATCATCTGGGCTATTGAACTGGAATGACATAGCCTATCCTCAGATGTATAGCATTTATCAAACGTTGTTGTCTAACTTTTGGAAGGCTCAAGAAATAAATATGCAGGATGATATTAAGCAGTGGGATATGTTAACACCAGTTGAAAAGGATGTATTTTTACGAATTAATACACAGTTAGCATCCTTAGATAGTTTACAAACACCAACAATGAGTCAAGTGATGGATTATGTGACTGATCCAAGTTGTAAAGCTATTTTTGCAGTGATATCCCAACAAGAGGCAGTACATAATGAATCGTATTCTTATATCTTAAGTTCATTAGTGCCCTTACATGAGCAAAATGAACGATTTAATCAAGCGAAAGCAGATCCAATGGTCATGAAGCGAAACAATATCATTCTTACTTCATATGAGAAGTTTAGAAAAGAATCGAATGTCCAGAATTTATTTGAGTTATGTGTTAACTCTATTAATCTTGAAGGTATTTATTTTTATGCGGGATTTGCATTCTTCTATCATTTAGCTCGTCAGCAGAAGATGCTAAAAACAAGCACAATGATTAGTTACATTCAGCGAGATGAATTGCAGCATGCTTATTTTACCTCTATGTTTTTAAGAATTTTACTTACAGAAAATCAAGAATTAAATTTTAGTGAAAATATTGACTATATTTATCAGACGATTGATCAGGCGGTACAGCTTGAAAAAGAATGGGCCCACTATATTTTAAAAGATATAAAAGGGATTGATTTAAAAGAATTTGAGGGATATCTTGAGTACTTAGCGAATAAGCGTTTACGCCAGTTAGGTTTATCGAATCTATATGAGGAAAGAGAAAACCCAATGCCTTGGATTCACGTGTTCAGTGATGAAATGATTAATGACACGAAATCTGATTTCTTTGAGCAAAAATCGAGGACCTATACAAAGGTCACACAATCTAATGGGTTTGATGAGCTGTAG
- a CDS encoding flavodoxin domain-containing protein has protein sequence MKIAIIYTSSTGNTAEVAHTIHSLIGGELFKVNTFNLSELAMYDAILVGSYTWGNGEIPREMTSLYEAFSRQELQHVVTGVFGTGDRFYPKFCGAVDLFRDKLALHTSLAVTLKVEQMPQNEDIEKCRTFVNRILTRLEIRNIA, from the coding sequence ATGAAAATTGCGATTATTTATACCTCGAGCACTGGTAATACGGCAGAAGTAGCTCATACCATTCACTCTTTAATTGGCGGAGAGCTATTTAAAGTGAATACTTTTAATCTATCGGAGCTTGCGATGTACGATGCGATATTAGTCGGGAGTTATACATGGGGAAACGGTGAAATCCCTAGGGAAATGACATCACTATATGAGGCTTTTTCAAGACAAGAATTACAACATGTTGTTACAGGTGTGTTTGGGACTGGAGATCGATTTTATCCAAAGTTTTGTGGTGCTGTAGATCTTTTTCGGGATAAGCTAGCTCTCCATACCAGTTTAGCAGTCACTCTTAAAGTTGAACAAATGCCACAGAACGAGGATATTGAAAAATGTCGGACGTTTGTTAATCGAATTTTGACTAGATTGGAAATAAGGAACATTGCATGA
- a CDS encoding nuclear transport factor 2 family protein — protein sequence MEKSTPEQLAQRQLDAYNGKKIEEFCDVYTDNVVVMDFGTNKITLEGKEAFKVRYNNLFEANPNLNARLVNRVVKGNHVIDHEHITGRADGNESEAVAIYEVNDYQIEKVWFIK from the coding sequence ATGGAAAAATCTACACCTGAACAATTGGCTCAGAGACAATTGGATGCATATAATGGAAAGAAAATTGAAGAGTTTTGCGATGTCTATACAGATAATGTTGTTGTAATGGATTTTGGGACAAACAAAATCACGCTTGAGGGAAAGGAAGCTTTCAAAGTACGTTATAACAACTTGTTTGAAGCCAATCCTAACCTAAATGCAAGACTAGTCAATCGAGTGGTAAAGGGTAACCATGTCATCGACCATGAACACATCACAGGCAGAGCAGATGGAAACGAATCCGAAGCCGTAGCCATTTACGAAGTAAACGACTACCAAATTGAAAAGGTCTGGTTCATTAAATAA
- a CDS encoding multi antimicrobial extrusion protein MatE: MRDETLTTRTLLFFFIPLGLSASLVTLSHIIINSTLARAVDSEVIIATYAIAMSVFGITERLAVILRQTTSTLVRDRESFRKMTHFSYYTIGAIMVVSVIIAYTPVGDFVFSHIFGVKEQNMVDQIQTIYQVLIYVTIFSGLRCLNQGIIIYNRQTKWLTIGMIIRLTAMYLMSLYFIKTGNISGVTGAYIFLVGMMIECLISMIEAKTLVRKMPESDLELEKINSKSQIFKFYSPLMMSSFITVLIGPIINVFLGKTTDITLAIASYTIALSITHLFISFFSYTHQIVINFYTDHEDQVKKFTMVISFFPFILIALFCYSGIGEYAMEHLMGVNGRLLEASLQSLQVFMIMALVYPFIDFFNGLLLIRKQTKVTIISQSTNLILTVILLIIGVVFASEWNGMIGALAQSLGFLAELIVVMAIIKHTDKVKTQTRGLTPGGVTH, from the coding sequence ATGAGAGATGAGACCCTTACCACCAGAACATTGCTATTCTTCTTTATTCCTCTAGGATTATCTGCAAGTTTAGTAACACTTTCTCACATTATAATAAATAGTACATTAGCACGTGCAGTCGATTCAGAAGTAATCATTGCAACTTATGCGATTGCGATGAGTGTTTTTGGTATCACTGAACGCCTTGCTGTTATTCTAAGACAAACAACCTCGACTTTGGTTAGAGATCGTGAGTCTTTTAGGAAAATGACTCATTTCTCGTATTATACGATTGGTGCAATTATGGTTGTTTCAGTCATCATTGCCTACACTCCGGTTGGAGATTTTGTTTTCTCTCACATATTCGGTGTAAAAGAGCAAAACATGGTTGACCAGATTCAAACAATCTATCAAGTATTAATTTATGTTACGATTTTTTCGGGCTTACGGTGCTTGAATCAAGGGATTATCATTTATAACCGTCAGACAAAGTGGCTGACAATTGGGATGATTATTCGTCTTACCGCCATGTACTTAATGTCGCTTTACTTCATCAAAACAGGAAATATTTCGGGCGTTACAGGCGCTTATATCTTCCTAGTTGGAATGATGATTGAGTGCTTGATCAGCATGATAGAAGCGAAAACACTAGTGCGTAAAATGCCTGAAAGTGACCTTGAGCTCGAAAAAATTAATTCGAAATCTCAAATCTTTAAGTTTTATAGTCCTTTAATGATGTCTTCCTTTATCACCGTATTAATTGGCCCAATTATTAATGTGTTTTTAGGAAAAACGACGGATATTACATTAGCGATTGCAAGCTATACCATTGCACTAAGTATTACACATTTATTTATTAGCTTCTTTTCTTATACTCATCAGATTGTTATAAATTTTTATACAGATCATGAAGACCAAGTTAAAAAGTTTACGATGGTTATAAGCTTTTTCCCATTTATACTAATTGCCTTATTTTGTTATTCAGGTATAGGTGAATATGCGATGGAGCATTTAATGGGTGTGAATGGAAGACTATTAGAGGCAAGCTTACAGTCACTTCAAGTATTCATGATTATGGCTTTGGTCTATCCGTTTATTGACTTTTTCAATGGCCTATTATTAATCAGAAAACAAACGAAAGTAACCATTATTTCTCAATCAACTAACTTAATTTTAACTGTAATCCTTCTTATTATAGGTGTAGTATTTGCCTCTGAATGGAATGGTATGATCGGAGCGCTTGCCCAATCACTTGGGTTCCTAGCTGAATTAATTGTCGTAATGGCTATTATCAAACATACAGACAAAGTGAAGACCCAAACAAGGGGCCTGACCCCCGGCGGAGTAACGCATTAA